One part of the Streptococcus sp. oral taxon 431 genome encodes these proteins:
- a CDS encoding CopY/TcrY family copper transport repressor, whose product MQISDAEWQVMKIIWMQGEQTSTDLIKVLEKRFSWSKSTIQTLLARLVEKECLTREKQGKSFVYSALLTLDDSRGLMVQDIKDKLCSRRIKLLLADLIEECDFTLADLEGLEEVISKKKASAVTEVRCNCM is encoded by the coding sequence ATGCAGATTTCGGATGCAGAATGGCAGGTCATGAAGATTATCTGGATGCAGGGAGAACAGACTAGTACTGATCTCATAAAAGTATTAGAGAAAAGGTTCAGTTGGTCCAAATCCACGATCCAGACACTCTTGGCCCGTTTGGTGGAGAAAGAATGTTTGACTCGGGAAAAACAGGGCAAGTCCTTTGTCTATTCGGCCCTTTTAACGCTAGATGATAGTAGGGGCTTAATGGTTCAGGATATCAAAGACAAGCTTTGTTCCCGCAGAATAAAGCTCTTGCTAGCTGATTTGATTGAAGAATGTGACTTTACCCTAGCTGACTTGGAAGGTTTGGAAGAAGTGATTTCAAAGAAAAAAGCAAGTGCTGTAACAGAAGTAAGATGTAATTGTATGTAA
- a CDS encoding heavy metal translocating P-type ATPase produces MTEIVKASLENGVQKIRITADKGYHPAHIQLQKGIPAEITFHRVTPSNCYKEILFEEEGILEPIAQDEEKIIRFTPQDLGEHEFSCGMKMQKGTYTVVEKTKKSLSLLQRFWITSIFTVPLVILMIGMSTGGISHQVMRWGTFLATTPIMLVAGVPYIRSAWASFKKHNSNMDTLVALGTLVAYFYSLVALFTGLPVYFESAAFILFFILLGAVFEEKMRKNTSQAVEKLLDLQAKTAEVLRDDVYVQIPLEQVKVGDLIRVRPGEKIAVDGTVLEGETSIDESMVTGESIPVDKSVGDAVIGSTINNSGTIIFRAEKVGSETMLAQIVDFVKKAQTSRAPIQDLTDKISGIFVPAVVILGLLTFWIWFVFLGESFVKSLLYGVAVLIIACPCALGLATPTALMVGTGRSAKMGILLKNGTVLQEIQKVQTVVFDKTGTLTEGKPVVTDVIGDEREVLSLAASLEDVSQHPLAQAIVNRASELGISLYPVENFQALHGKGVTGIINGKQVLLGNAKLLDDLAIPHDYQERFDLLEKEAKTVVFLSVDGQLKGLIALQDVPKENAKEAIAKLKKRGLRTVMLTGDNAGVAHAIAEQIGIEEVIANVLPEEKAHEIHKLQKNGKLAFVGDGINDAPALSVADVGIAMGSGTDIAIESADLVLTTNNLLGLARAFDMSKKTFNRILLNLFWASIYNLIGIPIAAGVFSSLGLVLNPELAGLAMAFSSVSVLISSLMLNFTKVD; encoded by the coding sequence ATGACTGAAATTGTAAAAGCAAGTCTTGAAAATGGTGTTCAAAAAATCCGTATCACGGCAGACAAAGGCTACCATCCAGCCCATATTCAACTACAAAAAGGAATTCCTGCTGAGATTACCTTTCACCGTGTGACACCATCAAACTGTTATAAAGAAATTCTCTTCGAAGAAGAAGGAATTCTAGAACCAATCGCCCAAGATGAGGAAAAGATCATTCGTTTTACTCCTCAAGACTTGGGTGAACATGAATTTTCATGTGGCATGAAGATGCAAAAGGGGACCTACACCGTTGTTGAAAAAACTAAAAAGTCTCTCAGTCTTTTACAGCGTTTTTGGATTACTAGTATCTTTACTGTGCCTCTTGTGATTCTCATGATTGGGATGTCTACAGGAGGAATTAGTCACCAAGTCATGCGTTGGGGCACCTTTTTAGCCACAACACCCATTATGCTGGTAGCTGGAGTTCCATATATCAGAAGCGCCTGGGCTAGTTTTAAAAAGCACAATTCCAACATGGATACCTTGGTTGCTCTGGGAACCCTAGTGGCCTATTTCTATAGCTTAGTTGCCCTCTTCACTGGTCTGCCCGTTTACTTTGAAAGTGCTGCATTTATCCTCTTCTTCATTCTTTTGGGAGCAGTTTTTGAGGAAAAAATGCGAAAAAATACTTCGCAGGCAGTCGAAAAATTATTAGACCTACAAGCAAAAACAGCAGAGGTTTTGCGTGATGATGTTTATGTTCAAATCCCTCTAGAACAAGTCAAAGTTGGGGATCTCATTCGCGTTCGACCAGGTGAAAAAATTGCCGTTGATGGGACTGTGTTAGAAGGTGAAACGAGTATTGATGAATCAATGGTGACTGGGGAAAGTATTCCAGTCGATAAATCAGTTGGAGATGCTGTCATTGGTTCAACCATCAATAATAGTGGTACGATCATCTTTAGAGCTGAAAAAGTTGGTTCTGAGACTATGCTGGCTCAGATTGTGGATTTTGTGAAGAAAGCTCAAACGAGTCGTGCTCCTATTCAAGATTTGACAGACAAGATTTCTGGGATTTTTGTACCAGCAGTTGTCATTTTAGGACTCCTTACTTTTTGGATCTGGTTTGTTTTTCTTGGTGAAAGTTTTGTAAAGTCGCTTCTCTATGGTGTTGCAGTCTTGATTATTGCCTGCCCTTGTGCTCTTGGACTTGCGACACCGACAGCACTCATGGTTGGAACAGGACGAAGTGCCAAGATGGGGATTCTTCTCAAAAATGGTACAGTTTTACAGGAAATCCAAAAAGTCCAAACGGTTGTTTTTGATAAGACAGGAACCTTGACCGAAGGGAAGCCAGTAGTGACAGATGTTATTGGTGATGAAAGAGAAGTGCTAAGTTTGGCTGCTTCACTGGAAGATGTATCTCAACACCCGCTAGCTCAAGCTATTGTTAATCGTGCATCTGAACTAGGAATTAGCCTTTACCCAGTGGAAAACTTCCAAGCCTTACATGGAAAAGGTGTAACTGGGATTATTAATGGTAAACAAGTCTTGCTTGGGAATGCCAAACTCTTAGATGATCTTGCTATTCCACATGATTATCAAGAACGATTTGATTTGCTTGAGAAAGAAGCAAAAACAGTTGTCTTCTTATCCGTAGATGGTCAGTTAAAAGGCTTAATTGCCTTGCAGGATGTCCCTAAGGAAAATGCCAAAGAAGCTATTGCTAAATTGAAAAAACGCGGCCTTAGAACGGTCATGCTTACCGGAGATAATGCTGGAGTAGCGCATGCGATTGCAGAGCAAATTGGAATCGAAGAAGTGATCGCAAATGTCTTGCCAGAGGAAAAGGCACATGAAATTCACAAGCTTCAAAAGAATGGCAAATTGGCCTTTGTTGGAGATGGTATCAATGATGCGCCAGCTCTTAGTGTGGCCGATGTCGGAATTGCCATGGGTTCTGGGACAGATATTGCCATTGAATCAGCAGATCTTGTCCTTACAACCAACAATTTATTAGGATTGGCACGTGCTTTTGATATGAGTAAGAAAACCTTTAATCGTATTCTACTCAATCTTTTCTGGGCCTCTATCTATAACCTCATTGGTATTCCGATTGCAGCAGGAGTCTTTTCAAGTCTTGGTTTAGTACTCAATCCAGAACTTGCAGGATTGGCCATGGCCTTTAGTTCAGTATCTGTTTTAATCAGCTCTCTTATGCTTAATTTTACTAAAGTCGATTAA
- a CDS encoding cupredoxin domain-containing protein: protein MLNLFVSIVVLGMIAFILFWFFKKPQEDAKRAQQKNGYQEIRVEVMGGYTPETIILKKSQPARIIFDRKDPSPCLDQIVFPDFGVHADLPMGDQYVVEITPEEAGEYGFSCGMNMMHGKMIVE from the coding sequence ATGTTAAATCTATTTGTATCTATTGTTGTTTTAGGAATGATTGCTTTTATCCTCTTTTGGTTTTTCAAAAAACCGCAAGAAGATGCTAAGAGAGCCCAGCAAAAAAATGGCTATCAGGAGATTCGAGTGGAGGTCATGGGAGGATATACTCCAGAAACCATTATCCTCAAAAAATCGCAACCTGCTCGCATTATTTTTGATCGAAAAGATCCTTCACCTTGCTTGGACCAAATCGTTTTCCCAGACTTTGGAGTGCATGCAGATCTGCCTATGGGAGACCAATATGTGGTTGAAATCACACCTGAAGAAGCAGGTGAGTATGGTTTCTCTTGTGGCATGAATATGATGCACGGTAAGATGATTGTAGAATAG
- a CDS encoding SemiSWEET family transporter codes for MTEKQMKMLGWVATFMSVMMYMSYFPQIMDNLAGQKGNFIEPLVAAINCSLWVYYGLFKKERDIPLAAANAPGIIFGLVTAITALI; via the coding sequence ATAACTGAAAAACAAATGAAAATGTTAGGTTGGGTAGCGACCTTTATGTCTGTTATGATGTATATGTCTTACTTCCCACAAATCATGGACAATCTGGCTGGTCAAAAAGGAAATTTCATTGAGCCCTTGGTTGCAGCGATCAACTGTAGTCTATGGGTCTACTACGGTCTTTTCAAAAAAGAAAGAGATATCCCCCTTGCAGCAGCGAATGCACCAGGTATTATTTTTGGCCTAGTAACCGCTATCACAGCTTTGATTTAA
- a CDS encoding sodium-dependent transporter — MSEKSQWGSKLGFILASAGSAIGLGAVWKFPYMTAANGGGGFLLVFLISTILIGFPLLLAEFALGRSAGVSGIKTFGKLGNNNKYNFIGWIGAFALFILLSFYSVIGGWILVYLGIEFGKLFQLGATSDYAQLFTSIISNPVIALGAQAAFILLNIFIVSRGVQKGIERASKVMMPLLFIIFVVIIGRSLSLPNAMEGVLYFLKPDFSKLTSAGLLYALGQSFFALSLGVTAMLTYASYLDKKTNLVQSGMSIVAMNISVSIMAGLAIFPAMSAFNIQSEGGPSLLFIVLPQLFDKMPFGTIFYILFLLLFLFATVTSSVVMLEINVGNITNQDNSKRAKWSAILGILTFVFGIPSALSYGVMADVHIFGKTFFDAMDFLVSNLLMPFGALCLSLFTGYIFKKTLAMEELHLDKTAWKQGLFQVWLFLLRFIIPIIIIVVFIAQFM, encoded by the coding sequence ATGTCTGAAAAATCACAATGGGGTTCTAAACTGGGCTTTATCCTAGCATCTGCTGGTTCAGCCATCGGGCTTGGTGCCGTTTGGAAATTCCCTTATATGACGGCTGCCAATGGTGGTGGAGGATTTCTACTTGTCTTTCTTATCTCCACTATTTTAATTGGTTTTCCACTTCTCCTTGCTGAATTTGCCCTCGGCCGAAGCGCTGGTGTCTCTGGTATTAAAACCTTTGGAAAGCTTGGCAACAATAACAAATATAACTTTATTGGTTGGATTGGAGCCTTCGCTCTCTTCATCCTCTTATCTTTTTACAGTGTTATTGGTGGATGGATTCTAGTTTATCTGGGTATTGAGTTTGGAAAATTGTTCCAACTTGGTGCAACTAGTGATTACGCTCAGTTATTTACTTCCATCATTTCAAATCCAGTCATTGCCCTAGGAGCTCAAGCAGCCTTTATCCTGTTGAATATCTTTATTGTATCACGTGGGGTTCAAAAAGGGATTGAAAGAGCATCTAAGGTTATGATGCCTCTCCTCTTTATCATCTTTGTTGTCATCATCGGGCGCTCTCTTAGCTTGCCAAATGCCATGGAAGGCGTTCTTTACTTCCTCAAACCAGACTTTTCAAAACTGACCAGTGCTGGACTCCTCTATGCTCTAGGACAGTCATTCTTTGCTTTGTCCCTCGGTGTTACTGCCATGTTGACCTATGCATCCTACTTGGATAAGAAAACCAATCTGGTCCAATCAGGTATGTCTATCGTTGCCATGAACATTTCTGTATCGATCATGGCAGGACTAGCTATTTTCCCAGCCATGTCAGCCTTCAATATCCAGTCTGAAGGGGGACCAAGCTTGCTCTTTATCGTCTTGCCTCAGCTCTTTGACAAGATGCCTTTTGGAACCATTTTCTACATCCTCTTCCTCTTGCTCTTCCTCTTTGCGACGGTCACTTCTTCTGTCGTGATGCTGGAAATCAATGTCGGCAATATCACCAATCAAGACAACAGCAAACGTGCCAAGTGGAGTGCTATTTTAGGAATCTTGACCTTTGTCTTTGGAATTCCTTCAGCCCTATCTTACGGTGTTATGGCGGATGTTCACATCTTTGGGAAGACCTTCTTTGACGCTATGGACTTCTTGGTTTCCAATCTCCTCATGCCATTTGGAGCTCTCTGCCTTTCACTCTTTACAGGCTACATCTTTAAGAAGACACTTGCCATGGAGGAACTCCATCTCGATAAAACAGCATGGAAACAGGGACTTTTCCAAGTCTGGCTTTTCCTTCTTCGTTTCATCATCCCCATCATCATCATTGTGGTCTTTATTGCCCAATTTATGTAA
- a CDS encoding MerR family transcriptional regulator, which yields MYHIKEAAQLSGVSVKTLHHYDKIGLLVPLKSENGYRIYSKEDLERLQVILYYKYLGFSLEKIAELLKEEKTDLLPHLTRQLDYLTQERQHLDTLISTLQKTIQEQKGERKMTIQEKFTGFSYQDNQKYQQEAVDKYGQEVMDQALERQKGREDEAATAFNQVFQTLAQNLQAGLPTTASENQEEAAKLLQAIRTYGFDCSIEVFGHIGKGYVYNPEFKENIDKFGQGTAQYTSDVITHYVSTQTR from the coding sequence ATGTATCATATAAAAGAAGCTGCCCAGCTTTCAGGTGTCTCTGTCAAGACCTTGCACCACTACGATAAGATAGGACTCTTGGTCCCCTTAAAGTCGGAAAACGGCTATCGAATCTACAGTAAAGAGGATTTGGAACGCCTTCAGGTCATTCTTTATTACAAGTATCTAGGCTTTTCTTTAGAAAAAATAGCAGAGCTATTGAAGGAAGAAAAGACGGACTTGTTACCACATTTAACTAGACAGTTAGACTATTTAACCCAGGAGAGGCAACATCTGGATACCTTAATTTCAACCTTACAAAAAACCATTCAAGAACAAAAAGGAGAAAGAAAAATGACCATTCAAGAAAAATTCACTGGATTTAGCTACCAAGACAATCAAAAATACCAGCAAGAGGCGGTAGATAAGTATGGCCAAGAAGTCATGGATCAAGCACTTGAGCGTCAAAAAGGACGAGAGGATGAGGCTGCAACAGCCTTTAATCAAGTCTTTCAAACCTTAGCACAAAATCTACAAGCTGGTCTGCCGACAACAGCATCAGAAAACCAAGAGGAAGCAGCCAAGCTTTTGCAAGCCATCCGTACTTATGGATTTGACTGCTCTATCGAGGTCTTTGGTCATATCGGAAAAGGCTATGTCTATAATCCAGAGTTCAAGGAAAACATTGATAAGTTTGGACAGGGGACAGCCCAGTACACATCAGATGTCATTACCCACTATGTAAGCACACAAACTCGATAA
- a CDS encoding 8-oxo-dGTP diphosphatase — MSRRESVEFVNMCMIKNGDKVLVQDRVSPNWPGITFPGGHVERGESFVDAVIREVKEETGLTISKPQLCGIKDWYDDADYRYVVLFYKTEHFTGELQSSDEGKVWWEDFENLSHLKLATEDMSDMIRVFLEEDLSEFFYYKDGEDWSYQLK; from the coding sequence ATGAGCAGAAGAGAATCAGTTGAATTTGTCAACATGTGCATGATTAAAAACGGAGACAAGGTTCTAGTTCAAGACCGAGTTAGTCCTAACTGGCCTGGCATTACTTTTCCTGGTGGCCATGTTGAACGTGGCGAATCCTTTGTCGATGCTGTCATTCGCGAAGTGAAGGAAGAAACTGGTCTAACCATTTCTAAACCCCAACTCTGTGGTATCAAAGACTGGTATGATGATGCAGATTATCGCTATGTTGTCCTCTTTTACAAAACAGAACACTTTACTGGTGAGCTCCAATCTTCAGACGAAGGAAAAGTCTGGTGGGAGGATTTTGAAAATCTATCTCATCTAAAATTAGCTACCGAGGATATGTCTGACATGATTCGTGTTTTTCTCGAAGAGGACCTCAGTGAATTCTTTTACTACAAGGATGGAGAAGACTGGTCTTACCAACTCAAATAA
- a CDS encoding LapA family protein: protein MLKKFNELSLKDKAYLIGGLILLVIVISFGLLNRQTVTVSLVFTQLSAPLILVIFTCLVIGIIVGSAIGFSYHHGKTQELKSRIAEAETTIHKKDKELLQYKEQVQQLKQEAKQ from the coding sequence ATGCTAAAAAAATTTAATGAATTGTCACTGAAAGATAAGGCTTATCTAATTGGCGGTTTGATCTTATTAGTCATTGTGATCTCCTTTGGTCTGCTCAATCGTCAAACAGTAACTGTCAGTCTTGTCTTTACACAACTATCTGCTCCCTTGATTTTGGTGATTTTTACTTGTCTAGTAATCGGGATCATTGTTGGTAGTGCTATTGGTTTTAGCTATCACCATGGCAAGACTCAAGAGCTGAAAAGCCGCATTGCTGAAGCAGAAACGACTATCCATAAAAAAGACAAGGAGCTTCTCCAGTACAAGGAACAGGTGCAACAATTAAAACAGGAAGCCAAACAATAA
- a CDS encoding amino acid ABC transporter permease produces the protein MDWSIVEQYLPLYQKAFFLTLHIAVWGILGSFLLGLIVSVIRHYRVPVFSQLATAYIELSRNTPLLIQLFFLYFGLPRIGIVLSSEVCATVGLIFLGGSYMAESFRSGLEAVSQTQHEIGLAIGLTPFQVFRYVVLPQATAVALPSFSANVIFLIKETSVFSAVALADLMYVAKDLIGLYYETDIALAMLVVAYLIMLLPISLVFSWIERRLRHAGFGNASTLSGK, from the coding sequence TTGGATTGGTCCATTGTTGAACAATATCTACCACTCTATCAAAAGGCATTCTTTCTGACCTTGCATATTGCAGTTTGGGGAATTCTAGGTTCTTTTTTGCTGGGGCTCATCGTCAGCGTCATCCGGCATTACCGAGTTCCTGTTTTCTCACAGTTGGCAACAGCCTATATCGAGCTTTCACGAAATACACCCCTTTTGATACAGCTATTCTTTCTCTACTTCGGTCTACCTCGAATAGGGATTGTTCTTTCTTCAGAAGTCTGCGCAACGGTCGGACTCATCTTTTTAGGTGGTTCCTACATGGCAGAATCCTTCCGAAGCGGGCTAGAAGCAGTTAGCCAAACCCAGCATGAAATAGGTTTAGCCATTGGCCTTACTCCTTTTCAGGTCTTTCGCTACGTGGTTCTGCCACAAGCGACTGCGGTGGCTCTACCATCTTTTAGTGCCAATGTTATTTTCCTCATCAAGGAAACATCTGTTTTCTCAGCAGTTGCCCTTGCTGACCTTATGTACGTTGCTAAGGATTTGATTGGACTCTATTATGAGACAGATATTGCGCTGGCTATGTTGGTGGTTGCTTACCTCATCATGCTTCTACCTATTTCACTAGTCTTTAGCTGGATAGAAAGGAGGCTCCGTCATGCAGGATTCGGGAATGCAAGTACTCTTTCAGGGAAATAA
- the spxB gene encoding pyruvate oxidase → MTQGKITASAAMLNVLKTWGVDTIYGIPSGTLSSLMDALAEDKDIRFLQVRHEETGALAAVMQAKFGGSIGVAVGSGGPGATHLINGVYDAAMDNTPFLAILGSRPVNELNMDAFQELNQNPMYNGIAVYNKRVAYAEQLPKVIDEACRAAVSKKGPAVVEIPVNFGFQEIDENSYYGSGSYERSFTAPALNEVEIDKAVEILNNAERPVIYAGYGGVKAGEVITELSRKIKAPIITTGKNFEAFEWNYEGLTGSAYRVGWKPANEVVFEADTVLFLGSNFPFAEVYEAFKNTEKFIQVDIDPYKLGKRHALDASILGDAGQAAKAILDKVNPVESTPWWRANVKNNQNWRDYMNKLEGKTEGELQLYQVYNAINKHADQDAIYSIDVGDTTQTSTRHLHMTPKNMWRTSPLFATMGIALPGGIAAKKDNPDRQVWNIMGDGAFNMCYPDVITNVQYDLPVINVVFSNGKYAFIKDKYEDTNKHLFGCDFPNADYAKIAEAQGAVGFTVDRIEDIDAVVAEAVKLNKEGKTVVIDAHITQHRPLPVEVLELDPKQHSEEAIKAFKEKYEAEELVPFRLFLEEEGLQSRAIK, encoded by the coding sequence ATGACTCAAGGGAAAATTACTGCATCAGCAGCAATGCTTAACGTATTGAAAACATGGGGCGTAGACACTATCTACGGTATCCCATCAGGAACACTCAGCTCACTTATGGACGCTTTGGCTGAAGACAAAGATATCCGTTTCTTGCAAGTTCGTCACGAAGAAACAGGTGCTCTTGCAGCGGTTATGCAAGCAAAATTTGGCGGATCTATCGGTGTGGCAGTTGGTTCAGGTGGTCCAGGTGCGACTCACTTGATCAACGGTGTTTACGATGCAGCTATGGATAACACTCCATTCCTCGCTATCCTTGGATCACGTCCTGTTAATGAACTCAACATGGATGCCTTCCAAGAATTGAACCAAAACCCAATGTACAACGGTATCGCTGTTTACAACAAACGTGTAGCTTACGCAGAGCAATTACCAAAAGTTATCGACGAAGCTTGCCGTGCTGCCGTTTCTAAAAAAGGTCCAGCCGTTGTTGAAATTCCAGTAAACTTTGGTTTCCAAGAAATCGACGAAAACTCATACTACGGTTCAGGTTCTTACGAGCGTTCATTCACCGCTCCTGCTTTGAACGAAGTTGAAATCGACAAAGCTGTTGAAATTTTGAACAACGCTGAACGCCCAGTTATCTACGCTGGTTACGGTGGTGTTAAAGCTGGTGAAGTGATTACTGAATTGTCACGTAAAATCAAAGCCCCAATCATCACTACTGGTAAAAACTTTGAAGCTTTCGAATGGAACTACGAAGGTTTGACAGGTTCTGCTTACCGTGTTGGTTGGAAACCAGCCAACGAAGTTGTCTTTGAAGCAGACACAGTTCTTTTCCTTGGTTCAAACTTCCCATTTGCTGAAGTATACGAAGCATTCAAAAACACTGAAAAATTCATCCAAGTGGATATTGACCCTTACAAACTTGGTAAACGTCACGCCCTTGACGCTTCTATCCTTGGTGATGCAGGTCAAGCAGCTAAAGCTATCCTTGATAAAGTAAACCCAGTTGAGTCTACTCCATGGTGGCGTGCAAACGTGAAAAACAACCAAAACTGGCGTGATTACATGAACAAACTCGAAGGTAAAACTGAGGGTGAATTGCAATTGTACCAAGTTTACAATGCAATCAACAAACATGCTGATCAAGACGCTATCTACTCAATCGACGTAGGTGACACTACTCAAACATCTACTCGTCACCTTCACATGACACCTAAGAACATGTGGCGTACATCTCCACTCTTTGCGACAATGGGTATTGCCCTTCCTGGTGGTATCGCTGCTAAGAAAGACAATCCAGATCGCCAAGTATGGAACATCATGGGTGACGGTGCATTCAACATGTGCTACCCAGACGTTATCACAAACGTTCAATACGACCTTCCAGTTATCAACGTTGTCTTCTCAAATGGTAAATATGCCTTCATCAAGGACAAATACGAAGACACAAACAAACACTTGTTTGGTTGTGACTTCCCTAATGCTGACTATGCGAAAATCGCTGAAGCTCAAGGAGCTGTTGGATTTACAGTTGACCGTATCGAAGACATCGATGCAGTTGTTGCTGAAGCTGTTAAACTCAACAAAGAAGGTAAGACAGTTGTCATCGATGCTCACATCACCCAACACCGTCCACTTCCAGTAGAAGTACTTGAGTTGGATCCAAAACAACACTCAGAAGAAGCAATCAAAGCATTTAAGGAAAAATACGAAGCAGAAGAACTCGTACCATTCCGCCTCTTCTTGGAAGAAGAAGGATTGCAATCACGCGCAATCAAATAA
- a CDS encoding VOC family protein produces the protein MNLNQLDIIVSDVPQVCVDLERIFDKKADYVDDSFAQFTIGSHCLMLSRNHLIPLEDFQSGIILHIEVEDLNQNYQRLKEIGVEILHGPCETDWGTESLLIKGPAGLVIDFYRMK, from the coding sequence ATGAATTTAAATCAATTGGATATTATCGTTTCAGATGTTCCCCAAGTCTGTGTTGACTTGGAGCGTATTTTTGATAAAAAGGCCGATTATGTTGATGACAGTTTTGCTCAGTTTACGATTGGCAGTCACTGTCTTATGTTGTCCCGAAATCATTTAATTCCTTTGGAAGATTTTCAGTCAGGAATCATTCTTCACATCGAGGTTGAGGATCTAAATCAGAATTACCAACGATTAAAAGAGATTGGTGTCGAGATTTTACATGGGCCGTGTGAAACGGATTGGGGAACGGAGTCTTTATTGATTAAAGGCCCTGCCGGTCTAGTGATTGATTTTTATCGAATGAAGTAG
- a CDS encoding DUF1697 domain-containing protein — MEHIILLRGVTPNGKNAIPKMSYLVDILIEADFQHVRTYIQSGNIILESDLSLEEIREQVHTLIKEKIGADLKMVIKNKNDFAKIVQENPFGKHYLFDRIHVILFQNDIQSLPLEKLDSDYGEEEICIGNHCLYLYLPRTAKRKKLNTNYLEKLFGVDLTMRKLNVVEKLLTK, encoded by the coding sequence TTGGAACATATTATCTTACTAAGGGGAGTTACTCCTAATGGAAAAAATGCTATCCCTAAAATGTCTTATCTAGTAGATATCTTGATAGAGGCTGATTTTCAACACGTTCGAACCTATATTCAAAGTGGGAATATCATTCTTGAAAGTGACTTATCTCTGGAAGAAATACGAGAACAGGTTCACACTCTAATAAAGGAAAAAATTGGTGCTGATTTAAAAATGGTAATCAAGAACAAAAATGATTTTGCAAAAATTGTCCAAGAAAACCCATTTGGAAAACACTATCTTTTTGACCGAATACATGTGATCCTTTTTCAAAATGATATCCAAAGTCTACCATTAGAAAAATTGGATAGTGACTATGGTGAAGAAGAAATTTGTATCGGCAACCATTGTCTTTACCTCTATCTCCCTAGAACTGCAAAACGAAAAAAGCTTAATACCAACTATCTTGAAAAGCTGTTCGGAGTTGATCTGACCATGCGAAAGTTAAACGTGGTGGAAAAATTACTAACGAAATAG
- the manA gene encoding mannose-6-phosphate isomerase, class I produces MSEPLFLQSVMQEKIWGGTKLRDEFGYDIPSEKIGEYWAISAHPNGVSKVANGRYEGTDLATLYAEHRELFGNRPEPVFPLLTKILDANDWLSVQVHPDDAYGLEHEGELGKTECWYIISADEGSEIIYGHNAKSKEELRQQIEDKNWDDLLTKVPVKAGDFFYVPSGTMHAIGAGILILETQQSSDTTYRVYDFDRKDDNGNLRELHLEKSIDVLNIGEPANSRPVTVKADDLRSTLLVSNDFFAVYKWEITGKVDFEKTADYSLLSVLAGQGQLTVDGKNYPIQKGSHFILPSDVESWTLEGQGLELIVSHP; encoded by the coding sequence ATGTCAGAACCATTATTTTTACAATCAGTTATGCAAGAAAAAATTTGGGGAGGTACCAAGCTACGTGATGAGTTTGGTTACGACATCCCAAGTGAAAAAATCGGAGAATACTGGGCCATCTCAGCTCATCCAAATGGCGTTTCAAAGGTTGCAAATGGACGCTACGAGGGAACAGACCTAGCTACTTTGTATGCGGAACACCGTGAATTGTTTGGCAACCGTCCAGAACCTGTATTTCCACTTTTGACCAAAATACTCGATGCTAACGACTGGCTTAGCGTCCAAGTTCACCCAGACGATGCTTATGGACTAGAGCATGAAGGCGAACTTGGAAAAACAGAATGTTGGTACATCATCTCTGCGGATGAAGGTTCAGAGATTATCTACGGGCATAATGCCAAGTCAAAAGAAGAACTCCGTCAGCAAATCGAAGATAAGAACTGGGATGACCTGTTGACAAAAGTACCAGTTAAGGCTGGAGATTTCTTCTATGTACCAAGTGGCACCATGCATGCTATTGGTGCAGGCATCTTGATTCTTGAAACCCAACAGTCTAGTGATACCACCTATCGCGTCTACGACTTTGACCGCAAGGACGATAATGGAAACTTGCGTGAACTACACCTTGAAAAATCTATCGATGTCTTGAATATTGGTGAGCCTGCAAATAGCCGTCCTGTGACTGTCAAAGCTGATGATTTACGCTCAACTTTACTTGTCTCTAATGATTTCTTCGCAGTCTACAAGTGGGAAATCACTGGAAAAGTTGACTTCGAAAAGACAGCTGACTATAGCTTGTTGAGTGTCTTAGCTGGTCAAGGTCAACTGACTGTTGACGGAAAAAACTATCCAATCCAAAAAGGCAGCCACTTTATCCTACCAAGTGATGTTGAATCTTGGACCCTAGAAGGGCAAGGTTTGGAATTAATTGTTAGTCATCCATAA